From a single Maylandia zebra isolate NMK-2024a linkage group LG3, Mzebra_GT3a, whole genome shotgun sequence genomic region:
- the LOC101466335 gene encoding high mobility group protein B2 yields the protein MMRKDINKPKGKTSAYAFFVQTCREEHRKKNPEQSVNFAEFSKKCSERWKALSPSDKKCFEDMAKADKVRYNREMKDYVPPKGFGKRGRKRKDPNAPKRPPSAFFVFCSEYRPSVKQQYPGLSIGDCAKKLGEMWSKLSQSEKLPYEEKAQKLREKYDRDMVAYRGGGTYARNPSSSAQGGEEEDEDEGEDEEEEEDDDE from the exons ATGATGCGTAAAGACATCAACAAGCCGAAGGGGAAGACGTCGGCGTACGCCTTCTTCGTGCAGACGTGTCGAGAGGAGCACCGCAAGAAGAACCCCGAGCAGTCGGTCAACTTCGCCGAGTTCTCCAAGAAGTGCTCCGAGAGGTGGAAG GCTCTGTCTCCCAGTGATAAGAAGTGTTTCGAGGACATGGCCAAAGCTGACAAGGTGCGCTACAACCGTGAGATGAAAGACTACGTCCCCCCCAAAGGCTTCGGAAAGAGGGGCCGCAAGAGGAAAGACCCCAACGCCCCCAAAAGACCCCC GTCTGCGTTCTTCGTGTTCTGCAGCGAGTACCGTCCCAGTGTGAAGCAGCAGTATCCTGGGCTGTCTATAGGAGACTGTGCCAAGAAGCtgggagagatgtggagcaagCTGTCGCAGTCTGAGAAGCTGCCGTACGAGGAGAAGGCCCAGAAGCTACGAGAGAAATACGACCGG GACATGGTGGCGTACCGCGGCGGCGGCACGTATGCCAGGAACCCCAGCTCTTCAGCtcagggaggagaggaggaggacgaggatgagggcgaggatgaagaggaggaggaggacgatgACGAGTAG